The following proteins are encoded in a genomic region of Acidobacteriota bacterium:
- a CDS encoding protein kinase yields the protein MNAADWQQVDEYFQVAVELGGEDRSAFLNEACAANLALRREVESLLTADSFEWKLIDGPAMESAAVFFEAEELRLRSGQDLGHYEILRLVGKGGMGEVYLARDRILNRQVALKLLPFDHTSDWGRLQRFRREAESVSALNHPNILTIYELGDAEGQQFIATEFVEGETLRSRIEGGKLQLPDALDIAIQTAKALAAAHRAGIVHRDIKPENIMLRPDGLVKVLDFGLAKLAEQSEETTEGPDGDRVDVSSGLLLGTVRYMSPEQVSGNTADLRSDLFSLGTVLYEMLSGRPAFSEKDPFRITESILKEDPQPLPAEVKEISGLAEIIGKTIEKDPLLRYQNSEELIADLTPLKEAAIVIRGSTRSSRRASVSRFAVGSILSIVLVLVIGSVSYRLLRADPQVPIVKNSSATRGVWTQKAPISEPRWQASPAVANDTLYVVGGWLECKPFGNVQAYDPATNTWKDRSLMLTPRGGHGTAVVEEKIYAVGGNTDCGTAIRDVEAYDPASDSWTRKSPLPSKRTAHTVAAANNKIYAIGGEATTRGGTLRSNTEYDPRSDSWRERAPMPTARQGAATAVVNGIIYVLGGRDETSTQASVEAYDPTTDTWTSRRPMMAPRMQLAAAVVGGTIYVFGGTPFRLEVEAYDTATDSWSIVGSMPDRRTWSSAATLGQTIYLPGGYDGVNTIADVIAFTPETDRVAAVPACPTLQEAVWAELPTARKNMTVGEINGNIYAVGGYDSKTGFRSVNEAYNPATDTWKKRAPMPTARETRATNNAVVDGKLYVIGGNAGGHCSDRNEMYDPAKDIWSAKAQMPTPRCHLAVVAHNGLIFAIGGTNTSGSIKYSALEIYDPVQDVWTIAPPMPTGRQDLGAVAIDDVIYAVGGGNPAFSLDGELDTLEAYDPLTMTWSTRSPMVSRRIGFSAGVLNGMLVVVGGSSENAIETAEAYDPMNNRWEPLKLMRKPRTFLSSVVLDNTLYLLGGDAKSNQDQAPTNSALKLAPCLE from the coding sequence ATGAACGCTGCGGATTGGCAGCAGGTCGATGAGTACTTCCAAGTTGCCGTAGAGCTTGGCGGAGAAGATCGGTCCGCGTTTCTAAACGAGGCCTGTGCCGCTAATCTTGCACTACGACGTGAAGTTGAATCGCTCCTGACGGCTGACTCATTTGAGTGGAAGTTGATAGACGGCCCCGCGATGGAGTCAGCGGCTGTCTTCTTCGAAGCCGAAGAACTTCGGCTCCGGTCGGGACAGGACCTTGGGCATTACGAGATTTTAAGGCTTGTGGGTAAAGGCGGAATGGGTGAGGTCTATCTGGCACGCGACCGCATTCTAAACCGTCAGGTCGCTCTCAAACTTCTGCCATTCGATCACACATCGGACTGGGGCCGACTCCAACGCTTTCGGCGCGAGGCGGAAAGCGTTTCGGCCCTTAACCATCCGAACATCCTAACGATATACGAGCTTGGCGATGCTGAAGGCCAACAGTTCATCGCAACCGAGTTCGTGGAAGGCGAAACTCTTCGCAGCCGCATCGAGGGCGGTAAGTTACAGTTGCCGGACGCATTGGATATTGCGATCCAAACCGCAAAGGCTCTCGCGGCAGCACATCGTGCCGGCATAGTCCACCGCGACATAAAGCCAGAAAATATAATGCTGCGGCCTGATGGCCTCGTGAAGGTCCTCGATTTCGGGCTAGCGAAACTCGCTGAGCAGTCCGAGGAAACCACAGAAGGTCCCGACGGCGATCGGGTCGATGTATCTTCAGGACTTCTCCTGGGTACCGTGCGATATATGTCACCGGAACAGGTAAGCGGAAACACGGCTGACTTGCGAAGCGACCTCTTCAGCCTTGGAACGGTATTGTACGAGATGTTATCAGGGCGGCCGGCGTTTAGCGAAAAAGATCCGTTTAGGATAACGGAGTCGATCTTGAAGGAAGATCCTCAACCGTTGCCTGCCGAGGTCAAGGAGATCTCCGGCCTCGCGGAAATCATCGGTAAAACAATCGAGAAAGATCCGCTTCTTAGGTACCAGAATTCGGAAGAATTGATAGCGGATCTTACTCCTCTAAAAGAAGCCGCCATCGTGATCCGCGGATCGACCCGATCCTCGCGACGCGCCTCAGTTAGCCGATTCGCCGTCGGGTCGATCCTTTCGATCGTTTTAGTCCTGGTCATCGGGTCGGTTTCTTACAGATTGCTGCGTGCAGATCCTCAAGTTCCGATCGTAAAGAACTCGTCCGCAACTCGGGGCGTCTGGACACAAAAGGCCCCGATCTCAGAACCGCGTTGGCAAGCCTCGCCCGCAGTGGCGAACGATACGCTTTACGTTGTCGGTGGGTGGCTCGAGTGCAAGCCATTTGGAAATGTACAGGCGTATGATCCCGCAACAAATACATGGAAAGATCGGTCTCTGATGCTGACTCCACGGGGCGGCCACGGAACAGCGGTAGTTGAGGAAAAGATCTACGCTGTCGGTGGAAATACCGACTGCGGCACCGCAATTCGGGACGTTGAGGCGTACGATCCGGCAAGCGATTCCTGGACGCGGAAATCTCCACTTCCATCTAAGCGAACGGCCCACACCGTCGCAGCCGCAAACAACAAGATCTATGCGATCGGAGGTGAGGCGACCACGCGGGGCGGAACACTTCGATCGAACACGGAATACGACCCTCGGTCTGACTCCTGGAGAGAGCGGGCACCAATGCCGACCGCACGCCAAGGTGCGGCCACGGCCGTCGTGAACGGGATCATTTACGTGTTGGGCGGCCGCGATGAAACCTCCACGCAGGCGTCGGTCGAAGCATATGACCCGACGACCGACACTTGGACCTCCCGTCGGCCAATGATGGCTCCGCGTATGCAGCTTGCCGCTGCTGTCGTCGGCGGCACTATTTACGTCTTTGGCGGGACGCCATTTCGGCTTGAGGTAGAAGCCTACGACACCGCGACAGATAGCTGGTCGATCGTTGGTTCAATGCCCGACCGCCGAACCTGGTCTAGCGCGGCGACACTTGGCCAAACAATATATCTTCCGGGCGGCTACGATGGCGTAAACACGATCGCGGACGTGATCGCATTCACCCCGGAAACCGATAGAGTGGCAGCCGTTCCTGCATGCCCGACGTTACAAGAGGCCGTTTGGGCCGAACTACCAACCGCCCGTAAGAACATGACGGTCGGTGAAATAAACGGCAACATTTATGCTGTCGGCGGGTACGACTCGAAGACAGGGTTTCGCTCGGTCAACGAGGCCTATAACCCAGCAACTGACACTTGGAAGAAGCGAGCACCTATGCCTACGGCTCGAGAGACCAGGGCAACCAACAACGCCGTCGTTGACGGGAAGCTCTACGTGATCGGCGGAAATGCCGGGGGCCATTGCTCGGATCGGAACGAAATGTATGATCCTGCGAAAGATATCTGGTCGGCTAAAGCCCAAATGCCAACTCCGAGGTGCCACCTCGCCGTGGTCGCTCATAACGGCCTGATATTTGCCATCGGAGGAACAAATACCAGCGGCTCTATCAAATACTCCGCGTTGGAGATCTATGATCCCGTTCAAGATGTGTGGACGATCGCACCTCCCATGCCGACCGGCCGGCAGGACCTCGGTGCGGTCGCGATCGATGACGTTATCTACGCCGTGGGGGGCGGAAACCCGGCATTTAGTCTAGACGGCGAATTAGATACTCTCGAGGCGTACGATCCTTTAACCATGACCTGGTCAACCAGATCACCAATGGTCAGCCGCCGCATAGGATTTTCGGCCGGTGTATTGAATGGAATGCTGGTCGTTGTCGGCGGAAGCAGTGAAAACGCGATAGAGACCGCCGAAGCCTATGATCCAATGAACAATAGATGGGAACCGCTGAAATTGATGCGGAAGCCACGGACGTTCCTGTCAAGCGTCGTGCTGGACAACACTCTCTACCTTTTAGGCGGCGACGCTAAAAGCAATCAAGATCAGGCTCCGACAAACTCAGCATTGAAACTGGCACCATGTTTAGAATAA
- a CDS encoding sigma-70 family RNA polymerase sigma factor produces MSLPQHEITYLLSKWSQGDSTAFDQLVPIVYPELRRIARRYMKKESSGHTLQTSALINEAYLRLVDDRSVRWQDRSHFFAVSSQIMRHILVDHARKHRSGKRGAGVMHVAFDEGTVGIQKKAEEFIALDAALSDLGKIDARKSRIVELRFFGGLTVDETAEALGLSPITIKREWRTARAWLLREIGNFDEK; encoded by the coding sequence ATGAGCCTGCCTCAGCATGAAATTACTTACTTGCTTTCAAAATGGAGCCAAGGCGACAGCACCGCGTTTGACCAGCTCGTCCCGATCGTCTATCCGGAACTCCGTCGAATCGCTCGACGGTACATGAAAAAGGAGAGTTCCGGACACACACTGCAGACTTCGGCCCTTATCAATGAGGCATATTTGCGGCTTGTCGATGACCGATCTGTCAGATGGCAGGATCGGTCTCATTTTTTTGCAGTTTCTTCGCAGATCATGCGGCACATCCTCGTCGATCACGCCCGCAAACATCGGTCCGGCAAACGCGGTGCCGGCGTGATGCATGTCGCATTTGACGAAGGAACAGTCGGTATTCAGAAAAAAGCTGAAGAATTCATCGCACTTGACGCGGCGCTTAGCGACTTGGGTAAGATCGATGCCCGCAAGAGCCGGATCGTCGAATTAAGGTTCTTTGGCGGCCTGACGGTCGATGAAACGGCAGAAGCCCTGGGGCTTTCGCCCATAACGATCAAGCGTGAGTGGCGCACCGCACGGGCGTGGCTTCTACGTGAGATCGGAAACTTTGACGAGAAATGA
- a CDS encoding DUF3488 domain-containing protein, with the protein MALWVSGTFGFVGTAVFIAIMVAAWFLEDSRWQISERLGTALIVLALPAFYLAFKFQLISFAGADTVIVGILASMILSLSAIKLLQRKGDRDWIFLYLMAFFEVLLAAGLSISALYLATFLVYLLVMVCAIIAYEMRKTAREVEHKIAGTKPDKQDAAPKMPLTMRLRKLPVAAFALITFIVLLATPLFFMLPRVGGAGLGGNQSKLGTRSGFSDRVTLGGFGRITENDAVVMRVKMENKADHFTDKYFRGVALDTFDDQTWTRSKPNSKEPFIKGNSEVIKVDVPSGRQDLTMQTIYLEPLDTSVLFALPRAIAFQGNFAVLTKDTYGSVTNQWSTERSSYKVLSDRSQPSIERLRQDSMSYGEESKNYLQVPPNEDKRIFDLAYSIASKHANRYDKAKAIEQHLQTNYGYTLEQKAGGTKPLSDFLFNVREGHCEYFATAMVIMLRTQGIATRIVNGFHGGDYNDAADMTVVRQKNAHSWVEVYFPKENTWVTFDPTPFSSDGSGGAASGFTATIGKYLEALDALWIQYFVAFDDQEQSTLARSVKNSFADYQDKTASYLGHIQAIVAEWWAEARGDNGAEARMAAIGYAIAAVAGVAILFVLLRWLVRRIYALAFWRRIWQRIFAKPHASIIEFYERMLALLAEKGFTREPYQTPLEFAYAVDIPEAVKITEKYNRVRFGEQDLSAEEASEIDLMLSRLENKDR; encoded by the coding sequence TTGGCGTTGTGGGTTTCGGGGACTTTTGGGTTCGTCGGGACGGCGGTATTCATTGCGATAATGGTCGCGGCATGGTTCCTTGAGGATTCGCGATGGCAGATCTCTGAGCGGTTGGGGACGGCGTTGATCGTGTTGGCATTGCCGGCGTTTTATCTGGCGTTCAAGTTTCAGTTGATCTCTTTTGCCGGGGCCGATACGGTCATCGTGGGTATTTTGGCGAGTATGATCTTATCGCTTTCGGCGATCAAGCTGCTGCAGCGAAAGGGCGATCGTGATTGGATATTCTTGTATCTGATGGCGTTTTTCGAAGTGCTGCTGGCGGCAGGTTTGAGCATTAGTGCATTGTATCTGGCGACCTTTCTTGTGTATTTGCTGGTGATGGTCTGTGCGATCATTGCGTATGAGATGCGAAAGACGGCCCGCGAGGTCGAGCACAAGATCGCCGGTACCAAACCTGACAAACAAGACGCCGCTCCAAAGATGCCGCTCACAATGCGTTTGCGAAAGCTGCCGGTCGCGGCGTTTGCTCTGATCACGTTCATTGTATTGCTGGCGACGCCGCTTTTCTTTATGCTGCCGCGTGTCGGCGGTGCGGGGCTTGGCGGCAATCAATCGAAACTCGGCACGCGTTCGGGATTCTCCGACCGTGTCACACTTGGCGGGTTCGGCCGGATAACCGAAAATGACGCGGTCGTTATGCGCGTCAAGATGGAGAACAAGGCCGACCATTTCACCGACAAATATTTCCGAGGCGTGGCCCTTGATACGTTCGACGACCAAACGTGGACGCGTTCGAAACCGAATTCGAAAGAGCCGTTTATCAAAGGTAACAGCGAGGTCATCAAGGTCGATGTGCCTTCGGGCCGTCAGGATCTGACGATGCAGACGATCTATCTCGAACCGCTCGACACAAGCGTGCTGTTCGCACTCCCGCGCGCGATCGCGTTCCAGGGTAATTTTGCAGTTTTGACGAAGGATACATACGGGTCGGTCACCAATCAATGGAGCACCGAACGCAGCAGCTACAAGGTCCTGTCCGACCGCAGTCAGCCGAGCATCGAACGCTTGCGTCAGGACAGCATGTCGTATGGCGAGGAAAGCAAAAATTACCTGCAGGTGCCGCCGAACGAAGATAAGCGGATATTTGACCTTGCATATTCGATCGCATCGAAACACGCGAACCGCTACGACAAGGCCAAAGCGATCGAGCAGCATTTGCAGACGAATTACGGCTACACGCTCGAACAAAAGGCCGGCGGCACCAAACCGCTGTCCGATTTCCTTTTCAACGTCCGCGAGGGCCACTGCGAGTATTTTGCGACCGCGATGGTGATCATGCTCCGCACGCAGGGCATCGCGACGCGTATCGTCAACGGCTTTCACGGCGGCGATTACAACGACGCGGCAGATATGACGGTCGTCCGTCAGAAGAATGCCCACTCGTGGGTCGAGGTCTATTTTCCTAAAGAGAACACGTGGGTGACATTTGATCCGACGCCATTCTCGAGCGACGGAAGCGGCGGGGCGGCATCAGGATTTACCGCAACGATCGGCAAATACCTCGAGGCACTCGACGCGCTCTGGATACAGTATTTCGTTGCGTTCGACGATCAGGAACAGAGCACACTCGCCCGATCGGTGAAAAACAGCTTTGCCGATTATCAAGACAAGACCGCGTCGTATCTTGGACATATACAGGCCATCGTCGCCGAATGGTGGGCCGAAGCCCGCGGCGATAATGGGGCTGAGGCCCGTATGGCGGCGATCGGCTATGCGATCGCTGCCGTCGCCGGCGTAGCGATTTTGTTCGTCTTGCTGCGATGGCTCGTCCGGCGGATCTATGCACTCGCGTTTTGGCGTCGCATCTGGCAGCGTATCTTTGCCAAACCGCACGCGTCGATCATTGAATTTTATGAACGAATGCTGGCGTTGCTTGCCGAGAAAGGCTTCACGCGCGAACCATATCAAACACCGCTCGAATTCGCCTATGCGGTCGATATACCCGAGGCTGTGAAGATAACGGAGAAATATAATCGCGTTCGATTTGGCGAACAGGATCTTTCGGCGGAAGAGGCATCCGAGATAGATCTGATGTTGTCACGACTTGAAAACAAGGACAGATAA
- the rimO gene encoding 30S ribosomal protein S12 methylthiotransferase RimO translates to MKKVGFVSLGCPKNLVDSEVMMGQLAASGYEITNDAGEADTVVVNTCGFIESAKQESVDAILEAMRWKTEGKANRVIVAGCLVERYRDDLMKELPDVDAFIGTSQVGDILKAADETFDAAELTISPIGNKSATYLYDEYTPRMRATDAHTAFIKIAEGCDRPCAFCSIPGMRGSFRSRRFGSIIEEARQLAADGVKELVLIAQDSSRYGEDLGEVDALAALIRALGEIDGVEWIRPMYAFPTHISDAFLSAIRETDKAVKYLDMPLQHASRNVLKLMKRGGTRESLERLIGRVRAAVPGIAIRTTFITGFPGETDEDFEELIKFVQNCRFDNVGVFTYSDEEGTAAYDLPNKVDPKVAKQRRNRLMKEQAKISKQLNKAKIGNTYRVLFEGLSQESDLLFQGRLEGQAQEIDGYILINDMPEDLDPKIGEIYNVQITEAHEYDLVGAIV, encoded by the coding sequence ATGAAGAAAGTTGGATTTGTCAGTCTTGGGTGTCCGAAGAATCTTGTTGATAGCGAGGTTATGATGGGGCAGCTTGCCGCTTCGGGGTATGAGATCACTAATGACGCCGGTGAGGCGGATACGGTGGTCGTGAATACGTGCGGGTTTATCGAGTCGGCGAAGCAGGAATCGGTCGATGCGATACTCGAGGCGATGCGTTGGAAGACCGAGGGCAAGGCGAACCGCGTGATCGTCGCCGGCTGTCTGGTCGAGCGTTATCGCGACGACCTGATGAAAGAACTGCCCGACGTCGATGCCTTTATCGGGACGTCGCAGGTCGGGGATATTCTCAAGGCGGCAGACGAGACTTTTGACGCGGCGGAACTGACCATTTCGCCGATCGGCAACAAGTCGGCGACATACCTTTACGACGAATACACCCCGCGAATGCGTGCGACCGACGCCCACACGGCGTTCATCAAGATCGCCGAAGGCTGCGACAGGCCGTGCGCGTTTTGTTCGATACCGGGAATGCGAGGTTCGTTTAGGTCGCGGCGGTTTGGTTCGATCATTGAGGAAGCGAGACAGCTCGCGGCGGACGGCGTCAAGGAACTGGTGCTGATCGCACAGGATTCGTCGCGATACGGCGAAGACCTCGGCGAAGTGGACGCCCTCGCGGCCCTCATCCGTGCCCTCGGCGAGATCGACGGCGTCGAATGGATCCGCCCGATGTACGCTTTCCCGACGCACATCTCCGACGCTTTTCTCTCGGCGATCCGCGAAACGGACAAAGCGGTAAAGTATTTAGATATGCCTCTGCAGCACGCTTCGCGGAATGTGCTCAAGCTGATGAAACGCGGCGGCACGCGGGAATCGTTGGAGCGTTTGATAGGTAGAGTTCGCGCCGCTGTTCCGGGGATCGCGATACGGACGACTTTTATTACGGGCTTTCCGGGCGAGACGGACGAGGATTTTGAAGAGCTGATAAAGTTCGTGCAGAACTGCAGGTTTGATAACGTCGGCGTGTTCACATACTCCGACGAAGAAGGAACCGCCGCCTACGACCTGCCGAACAAGGTCGATCCAAAGGTCGCCAAACAACGCCGCAACCGCCTGATGAAAGAACAGGCCAAGATCAGCAAACAGCTAAACAAAGCCAAGATCGGCAACACCTACCGCGTGCTGTTCGAAGGCCTCTCGCAGGAATCCGACCTCCTATTCCAAGGCCGCCTCGAAGGCCAGGCCCAAGAGATCGACGGCTACATCCTGATAAACGACATGCCCGAAGACCTCGACCCAAAGATCGGCGAGATCTACAACGTCCAGATCACCGAGGCTCATGAATATGACCTCGTCGGTGCGATCGTTTAG
- a CDS encoding beta-lactamase family protein, protein MINNYARILFARSLTLAILLSIALTSFAQELPRAKPESVGMSSQRLGQLSQILDGYAKDGRIAGGVAMVVRRGKVVYVHTYGKRDREANSPMSEDTIFRIASQSKALTSVAVMILQEEGKLVISDPVSKYLPEFANTTVAVPKDGGGYDIVKAKRPITIRSLLTHTSGVSYGTGPAKDKWEAAKVTGWYFADREEPIGETVKRIAALPMDAHPGERFIYGYSTDILGAVIEKVSGQPLDQFLSSRILEPLGMRDTSFYLPQSKASRLAAVYSAKDGKIERAPDPGLGVGQGAYLTGPRKSLSGGAGLLSTARDYARFLQMMANGGELDGKRIISRKTVELMTSDHLGSIKYDRDGQGFGLGFSIVKDVGAYGSPSSAGEFGWGGAYHSSYWVDPKEQLVVVYMTQLIPATGIDDYGKLRAMIYASIVD, encoded by the coding sequence ATGATAAATAACTATGCCCGAATTTTGTTCGCGAGATCATTGACCCTCGCGATCCTGCTTTCGATTGCACTAACCAGCTTTGCTCAGGAACTGCCGAGGGCAAAGCCCGAATCAGTCGGAATGTCATCGCAGAGGCTCGGCCAGTTGAGTCAGATACTCGACGGCTATGCCAAAGACGGCCGCATCGCAGGCGGTGTGGCGATGGTCGTTCGACGCGGCAAGGTCGTATACGTCCACACGTACGGAAAGCGCGACCGCGAGGCAAATTCGCCGATGTCCGAGGACACGATCTTTCGAATAGCTTCGCAGAGCAAAGCCCTGACGAGCGTTGCCGTGATGATCCTTCAGGAGGAAGGAAAACTGGTCATCTCCGACCCCGTGAGCAAATACCTGCCCGAATTTGCCAATACGACGGTCGCGGTGCCTAAAGACGGCGGTGGTTACGACATTGTCAAAGCCAAACGGCCGATCACGATCCGCAGCCTGCTGACTCACACGTCGGGTGTGAGTTATGGTACCGGCCCGGCAAAAGACAAATGGGAAGCCGCGAAGGTCACGGGCTGGTATTTTGCCGACCGCGAAGAGCCGATCGGTGAGACCGTCAAACGCATTGCCGCGTTGCCGATGGACGCTCATCCCGGCGAAAGATTCATTTACGGCTATTCAACGGACATCCTAGGTGCGGTGATCGAAAAGGTCAGCGGACAACCCCTGGACCAATTTCTATCCAGCCGAATTCTCGAGCCGCTCGGTATGCGTGACACCAGCTTTTACCTTCCGCAGTCGAAAGCATCGCGGCTGGCGGCGGTGTATTCTGCGAAGGACGGCAAGATCGAGCGTGCTCCCGATCCGGGGCTCGGTGTTGGGCAAGGTGCATATTTAACGGGCCCTCGAAAGAGCCTTTCAGGTGGTGCCGGGCTGCTCTCGACGGCTCGTGATTATGCCAGATTCCTCCAGATGATGGCAAATGGCGGCGAGCTTGACGGAAAACGTATCATCAGCCGAAAAACGGTCGAGCTGATGACATCGGATCATCTGGGCAGCATCAAATATGATCGCGACGGACAGGGTTTTGGCCTCGGATTTTCGATCGTGAAAGACGTCGGTGCTTATGGTTCACCGTCGTCTGCCGGAGAGTTTGGCTGGGGCGGTGCCTACCATTCGTCATATTGGGTCGATCCCAAGGAACAGCTCGTTGTCGTATACATGACGCAGCTTATTCCGGCGACCGGCATCGACGATTACGGCAAGCTCCGAGCGATGATCTACGCTTCGATCGTTGACTAG
- a CDS encoding M20/M25/M40 family metallo-hydrolase, producing the protein MKLFLRSSCLLSLLLIVAYSNSAQALNSDEKKIVEYIDKNNTQAVSLIEKMVNMESPTEDLAGVKSVGALFAKEFESLGMTVKWLDMPAEMKRAGHLVAESNGSQGKRILLLGHIDTVLKGERFRIEGKKAYGTGIADMVGGNVILLQALKALNASGLLKDRQIMVMLTGDEESTGEPESVSRGPMRDLAKRSDAALSFEAAVLNTATVGRRGWSSWTLEVEAKTGHSGQIFKPGMGDGAIFETSRILNEFREKLSKEKYLSFNPSMIVGGTTAATTDVSGTATGKLNVVPAKVIVNGDLRFISNEQRAAARKTMSEIVARNLPGTTAKITFKDGNPAMAPVEGNYALLKQLDQVSRDLGFGEMVALDPGERGAGDIGYISDLVPSLDGIGIGGPERSHAKGEAAALDTIPVQTKRAALLIYRLTR; encoded by the coding sequence ATGAAGTTATTTCTAAGATCCTCGTGCTTGCTTTCGCTGCTGCTCATCGTCGCATATTCGAACAGCGCACAGGCTCTGAATTCCGACGAAAAAAAGATCGTCGAATACATAGACAAGAACAATACGCAGGCCGTCTCTTTGATCGAGAAAATGGTCAATATGGAGAGCCCGACCGAAGACCTCGCGGGAGTAAAGAGCGTCGGAGCTCTGTTTGCAAAGGAATTCGAATCGCTCGGGATGACCGTCAAATGGCTGGATATGCCGGCAGAGATGAAACGTGCCGGACATCTGGTCGCGGAGTCAAACGGCTCGCAGGGGAAACGCATATTGTTGCTTGGCCACATCGATACCGTTTTGAAAGGCGAACGATTTCGGATCGAAGGCAAAAAAGCCTACGGTACCGGCATCGCAGATATGGTCGGCGGTAACGTAATACTGCTCCAGGCTCTGAAAGCCTTAAACGCTTCGGGCTTGTTAAAAGATCGACAGATAATGGTGATGCTGACCGGCGACGAAGAATCGACCGGCGAGCCCGAGAGTGTTAGCCGCGGGCCGATGCGGGACCTTGCGAAACGAAGCGACGCTGCACTGAGTTTCGAAGCCGCCGTATTGAACACCGCAACCGTCGGCCGCCGAGGCTGGAGCAGTTGGACGCTTGAGGTCGAGGCGAAAACAGGACATTCGGGTCAAATATTCAAGCCCGGAATGGGCGACGGTGCGATATTCGAGACATCCCGTATCCTCAACGAATTTCGGGAAAAGCTCAGTAAGGAAAAATATTTGTCATTCAATCCGTCGATGATCGTCGGTGGTACGACTGCGGCGACGACGGATGTTTCGGGCACAGCGACAGGCAAGCTCAACGTCGTTCCGGCAAAGGTCATCGTCAACGGCGACCTCCGATTCATCAGCAACGAACAGCGTGCCGCCGCTCGAAAGACAATGAGCGAGATCGTCGCAAGAAACCTGCCGGGAACCACCGCTAAGATCACTTTCAAAGACGGCAACCCAGCGATGGCGCCGGTCGAAGGCAATTATGCGCTGCTCAAACAGCTCGATCAGGTCAGCCGCGATCTCGGATTCGGCGAGATGGTGGCTCTTGATCCGGGCGAACGCGGCGCCGGCGATATCGGATACATTTCTGATCTGGTGCCGAGCCTGGACGGTATCGGGATCGGCGGCCCTGAAAGATCACATGCGAAGGGCGAAGCAGCGGCTCTCGATACGATCCCGGTTCAAACAAAGCGTGCTGCTTTGTTGATCTATCGACTAACTCGCTGA
- a CDS encoding DUF1304 domain-containing protein, whose amino-acid sequence MKIAANLIASLVAIEHLGILVLEMFFWDHPVGYRIFGTTPDIASSSAVLAMNQGLYNGFLAAGLIWGLIAGRRDVKIFFLLCIVAAGIFGGLTAKTSIIYTQAMPALIGLVLVLFISEEN is encoded by the coding sequence ATGAAGATAGCCGCGAACCTCATCGCTTCACTCGTCGCAATTGAGCATTTGGGAATACTAGTGCTGGAGATGTTCTTTTGGGATCATCCGGTCGGCTATCGAATATTCGGAACGACACCCGACATCGCTTCGTCCTCGGCAGTTCTTGCCATGAATCAGGGACTTTATAACGGCTTTCTGGCCGCCGGCCTGATATGGGGGCTCATCGCCGGCCGCCGAGATGTGAAGATCTTTTTTCTGCTGTGCATCGTCGCAGCCGGTATTTTCGGCGGCCTGACAGCGAAGACATCGATCATTTATACGCAAGCAATGCCGGCTCTGATCGGACTTGTGTTGGTGCTCTTCATTTCAGAAGAAAATTAG